The Apium graveolens cultivar Ventura chromosome 6, ASM990537v1, whole genome shotgun sequence genome contains a region encoding:
- the LOC141665610 gene encoding uncharacterized protein LOC141665610: MDVFKKLSINIPFEKALEQMPSYVKFIKDILSRKRRLEEFEIVSLTEECSAILQKKLPPKHKDPGSFTIPYTIGTQYFGKSLCNLGASINLFPLSIFMKLGVGEVKPTSVRLQLADRYLAYPRSIVEDVLVKVDKFIFPTDFIVLDMEEDSDISLLLGRPFLATERTLIDVQK, translated from the coding sequence ATGGATGTCTTCAAGAAGCTTTCTATAAATATTCCTTTTGAAAAAGCATTGGAGCAAATGCCAAGCTATGTCAAGTTCATAAAGGATATTCTGTCAAGAAAGAGAAGGTTAGAAGAATTTGAAATTGTATCTTTAACTGAGGAGTGTAGTGCTATTCTACAGAAAAAGCTTCCTCCAAAACACAAAGATCCGGGGAGCTTCACTATTCCCTACACTATTGGAACACAATATTTTGGAaaatctttatgtaatttgggaGCAAGTATCAATTTATTTCCATTATCAATTTTTATGAAGCTAGGAGTTGGAGAAGTTAAGCCAACATCAGTTCGGTTGCAGTTGGCCGATAGATATTTGGCATATCCCAGGAGTATAGTTGAAGATGTTCTTGTAAAGGTGGATAAATTCATTTTTCCTACAGATTTTATTGTTCTTGATATGGAAGAGGATTCAGACATATCATTGCTTCTTGGTAGGCCATTTTTAGCTACTGAAAGAACTCTTATTGATGTTCAGAAATGA